A stretch of the Arachis stenosperma cultivar V10309 chromosome 6, arast.V10309.gnm1.PFL2, whole genome shotgun sequence genome encodes the following:
- the LOC130935540 gene encoding aspartyl protease family protein 2-like has translation MEEAKPNKAALLSFLAFFLSLSAAAATSNFQTQTLTVNTLPHPPILSWPESESKSISDFDPAESEAESTAIFSLQLHHIDALSTNTTPHQLFNLRLQRDAARVHALTSIAAATNRTRAGPRSPRSVPGFSSSVISGLAQGSGEYFTRLGVGTPARYVYMVLDTGSDVVWLQCAPCRKCYQEADPVFDPSKSRTFAKIPCGAPLCRRLDSPGCNRNKVCQYQVSYGDGSFTFGDFSTETLTFRRRRVARVALGCGHDNEGLFVGAAGLLGLGRGRLSFPAQTGRRFNQKFSYCLVDRSASSKPSSIVFGDAAVSRTARFTPLLKNPKLDTFYYVELIGISVGGTAVRGVSASLFRIDATGNGGVIIDSGTSVTRLTRPAYIALRDAYRAGASHLKRAPEFSLFDTCYDLSGQTSVQVPKVVLHFRGADVSLPASNYMIPVDNSGSFCFAFAGTMSGLSIIGNIQQQGFRVVYDLAGSRVGFAERGCE, from the coding sequence ATGGAAGAAGCAAAACCCAACAAGGCGGCCCTGCTCTCATTCCTGGCCTTCTTCCTCTCACTCTCCGCAGCCGCCGCCACTTCTAACTTCCAAACACAAACACTAACCGTCAACACTCTCCCTCACCCACCCATCCTCTCATGGCCCGAGTCCGAATCCAAATCCATCTCCGATTTCGACCCAGCCGAATCCGAAGCGGAATCCACCGCCATCTTCTCCCTGCAACTCCACCACATAGACGCTCTTTCCACTAACACAACACCACACCAGCTCTTCAACCTAAGGCTCCAAAGAGACGCCGCCAGGGTCCACGCCCTGACCTCCATTGCCGCAGCTACCAACCGGACTCGTGCTGGGCCCCGTTCTCCCAGATCCGTTCCGGGTTTCAGCAGCTCAGTCATCTCTGGTCTAGCTCAAGGAAGTGGCGAGTACTTCACGCGCCTCGGTGTTGGAACCCCAGCCAGGTACGTGTACATGGTGCTTGACACCGGAAGCGACGTCGTTTGGCTTCAGTGCGCGCCATGCAGAAAATGCTACCAAGAAGCCGATCCAGTTTTCGACCCATCTAAATCCCGCACCTTCGCGAAAATCCCCTGTGGCGCCCCTCTCTGCCGCCGCCTTGACTCTCCGGGATGCAACCGGAACAAGGTCTGCCAGTATCAGGTCTCCTACGGCGACGGTTCCTTCACATTCGGTGATTTCTCCACCGAAACGCTCACATTTCGAAGGAGGAGGGTTGCGCGCGTGGCACTCGGGTGTGGTCACGACAACGAGGGTTTATTCGTCGGTGCTGCTGGCCTTTTGGGCCTGGGTCGTGGAAGGTTATCATTCCCAGCTCAAACCGGACGCCGGTTCAACCAGAAATTCTCTTACTGCCTCGTTGACCGATCCGCTTCTTCCAAACCATCTTCAATCGTTTTTGGTGACGCTGCCGTTTCTCGAACCGCTCGGTTCACTCCGCTTCTCAAAAACCCTAAGCTTGACACCTTCTACTACGTTGAGCTTATAGGTATCAGCGTCGGCGGCACTGCCGTTCGCGGAGTCTCCGCCTCGCTCTTTCGGATCGACGCCACAGGGAACGGTGGCGTTATAATCGATTCGGGAACTTCAGTAACCCGTTTGACCCGACCCGCTTACATCGCCCTGAGGGATGCTTACCGTGCCGGAGCCTCTCATCTGAAGCGTGCGCCGGAGTTTTCGCTCTTCGACACGTGTTACGATCTGTCGGGGCAGACTTCGGTGCAGGTTCCGAAGGTGGTGCTGCACTTCCGAGGTGCTGACGTGTCGCTGCCAGCTTCGAACTACATGATCCCGGTGGACAACAGTGGCAGCTTCTGCTTTGCGTTCGCCGGAACGATGAGCGGGTTGTCCATTATTGGCAACATTCAGCAACAAGGGTTTCGGGTCGTGTACGACCTTGCGGGGTCTCGGGTCGGGTTCGCGGAGCGAGGATGCGAGTGA